From Salinibacterium sp. ZJ450, one genomic window encodes:
- a CDS encoding substrate-binding domain-containing protein, whose amino-acid sequence MSSKDARWTHLMRVTVPIGALALVLAGCATGGDGGGGTTEAPSSDKVAAVIKGLDNPFFQAMEDGINDTAEQDGVDVTVQAAADIGDTTGQADKLTALAGQDFGCYIVNPISGTNLVQALSQISSAGKAIVNIDSPIDPDAAETANLDIATYIGTDNGAAGGKAGDFVVEQVPASSEVAIIGGIAGDVTSAARIDGFKEAVGDTLTVVQESAADWKRELALTAATDIIAANPNVTAFFAANDDMGLGIVKAIENAGLTGQIVVVSVDGNQDALESVEAGGLTATVAQYPYAIGSLGVQACEVVAGGETLPENIESPTALVTKDVAADAIAAFPQPFEEFENPLTDLLAE is encoded by the coding sequence ATGTCAAGCAAAGATGCAAGATGGACGCACCTCATGCGCGTCACCGTTCCAATCGGAGCTCTCGCTCTCGTCCTGGCGGGCTGCGCGACGGGAGGTGACGGCGGGGGCGGCACCACCGAAGCTCCCTCCTCGGACAAGGTCGCCGCCGTGATCAAGGGCCTCGACAACCCGTTCTTCCAGGCGATGGAAGACGGCATCAACGACACTGCGGAGCAAGACGGCGTGGACGTCACGGTGCAGGCCGCCGCCGATATCGGCGACACTACCGGCCAGGCCGACAAGCTCACCGCCCTCGCCGGGCAGGACTTCGGCTGCTACATCGTGAATCCCATCAGCGGCACCAACCTGGTGCAGGCACTCAGCCAGATCTCCTCCGCCGGTAAGGCCATCGTCAACATCGACAGCCCCATCGATCCCGACGCTGCGGAGACCGCGAACCTCGACATTGCGACATACATCGGCACCGACAACGGTGCGGCCGGCGGCAAGGCCGGCGACTTCGTGGTGGAGCAGGTGCCGGCATCCTCTGAAGTTGCCATCATCGGCGGCATCGCCGGAGACGTGACCAGCGCCGCCCGAATCGACGGGTTCAAGGAGGCGGTCGGCGACACACTCACCGTTGTGCAGGAATCCGCAGCGGATTGGAAGCGCGAGCTGGCTCTCACCGCGGCGACCGACATCATTGCCGCCAACCCGAACGTCACGGCGTTCTTCGCCGCGAATGACGACATGGGTCTCGGCATTGTGAAGGCAATCGAGAATGCCGGACTCACCGGCCAGATCGTCGTGGTCAGCGTGGACGGCAACCAGGACGCGCTCGAGTCTGTGGAGGCGGGCGGCCTGACCGCAACCGTCGCCCAGTACCCGTACGCCATCGGATCGCTCGGCGTCCAGGCCTGCGAGGTGGTCGCCGGCGGCGAGACCCTGCCGGAGAACATCGAATCGCCGACCGCCCTGGTCACGAAGGATGTCGCTGCCGACGCCATCGCGGCATTCCCGCAGCCGTTCGAAGAGTTCGAGAACCCGCTGACCGACCTGCTGGCCGAGTAG
- a CDS encoding DUF1918 domain-containing protein, which translates to MRAQQGDRIIIRGKTVESSDRHGEIIEVRGPDGGPPYTVRFDDGHESVVYPGGDFMVERPEHQS; encoded by the coding sequence ATGCGCGCTCAACAAGGAGACCGCATCATCATTCGCGGTAAGACAGTGGAGTCGTCAGACCGACATGGCGAGATCATCGAGGTTCGCGGGCCCGATGGCGGGCCGCCGTACACCGTGCGATTCGACGACGGACATGAAAGCGTGGTGTACCCGGGAGGCGACTTCATGGTGGAGCGGCCGGAGCACCAGAGCTAG
- a CDS encoding Pr6Pr family membrane protein: MSGTTRRVFGAARFLLAGVWVFALIGDIEYTLGFPASVIGNFFSYFTVQSAIIAVAVFIAGGILAELRMSDPLWFDVLRALVTTYTVSSGLVSVVILSQWAVNDVRVDVPFSSQLLHFWLPLAALADWLFAPGRVHVSGVTALLSVPFPLVWGVFTFIRSPLVGWYPYFFLDPVQVNPWETALYCVGALAVIAGVAALLAATTRWDPVTRSRSVTAERRVRD, translated from the coding sequence ATGAGCGGCACGACTCGTCGGGTGTTCGGGGCCGCGCGCTTTCTGCTCGCCGGCGTCTGGGTGTTCGCGCTGATCGGCGATATCGAGTACACGCTGGGCTTTCCGGCATCCGTGATCGGCAACTTTTTCAGTTATTTCACGGTGCAGAGCGCGATTATTGCGGTGGCCGTCTTCATCGCCGGCGGCATTCTCGCCGAATTGCGGATGTCGGATCCACTGTGGTTCGACGTGCTGCGCGCGCTGGTGACCACGTACACGGTGTCCTCTGGCCTGGTCTCGGTGGTGATTCTCAGCCAGTGGGCGGTCAACGACGTGCGGGTGGATGTGCCGTTCTCGAGCCAGCTGCTGCACTTCTGGCTGCCGCTCGCGGCTCTTGCCGACTGGCTGTTCGCGCCCGGCCGGGTGCATGTGAGCGGCGTGACCGCGCTGCTGTCCGTGCCGTTTCCGCTGGTCTGGGGCGTCTTCACCTTCATCCGCAGTCCGCTCGTGGGGTGGTATCCGTACTTCTTCCTCGACCCGGTTCAGGTGAACCCCTGGGAGACGGCGCTGTACTGCGTCGGAGCCCTCGCCGTGATCGCCGGCGTCGCCGCCCTGCTTGCCGCGACCACCCGGTGGGACCCGGTCACCCGCAGTCGTTCGGTCACGGCCGAGCGAAGGGTTCGAGACTGA
- a CDS encoding VOC family protein: MSTLLNPYLSFRDSARDAMTFYQSVFGGDLTLSTFGEYQASEDPAEQDKIMHAQLTTDNGFTLMGADTPNGMDYTAGTNYAVSLSGDDDSALRGYWERLSEGGTVSMPLEKAPWGDSFGQLVDKYGVSWLVNIAGAPAQG; encoded by the coding sequence ATGAGCACGCTTCTTAATCCGTATCTGAGCTTTCGCGATTCCGCGAGGGACGCGATGACCTTTTACCAGTCGGTATTCGGCGGTGACCTGACCCTCAGCACGTTCGGCGAGTATCAGGCGTCCGAGGATCCGGCCGAGCAGGACAAGATCATGCACGCCCAGTTGACCACCGACAACGGCTTCACCCTGATGGGCGCAGACACCCCGAACGGCATGGACTACACCGCCGGCACGAACTACGCGGTGTCGCTGAGTGGCGACGATGACTCCGCGCTGCGCGGCTACTGGGAGCGGCTGAGCGAGGGAGGCACGGTGTCGATGCCGCTCGAGAAGGCGCCGTGGGGCGACAGCTTCGGCCAACTGGTCGACAAGTACGGCGTCAGCTGGCTGGTCAACATTGCGGGAGCGCCCGCTCAGGGCTGA
- the nucS gene encoding endonuclease NucS, translating to MRLVIARCSVDYAGRLSAHLPLATRLLMLKSDGSLLVHSDGGSYKPLNWMSPPCTITAQAPDEEQADAGIAEVWKVTQTKTGDVLLVSIYETIHDSAHDLGVDPGLQKDGVEAHLQKLLAEQIELLGDGHTLVRREYMTAIGPVDILARDENGSSVAVEIKRRGDIDGVEQLTRYLELMNRDPHLSPVQGVFAAQEIKPQARTLALDRGIRCVTLDYDAMRGLDDSHSRLF from the coding sequence GTGCGTCTCGTCATTGCCCGCTGCTCCGTCGACTATGCCGGTCGTCTGAGCGCGCATCTCCCCCTCGCAACCCGACTGCTGATGCTGAAAAGCGACGGCAGCCTGCTGGTACACAGCGACGGCGGAAGCTACAAGCCGCTCAACTGGATGAGCCCGCCGTGCACGATCACCGCGCAGGCTCCCGACGAGGAGCAGGCGGATGCCGGCATCGCCGAGGTCTGGAAGGTCACCCAGACCAAGACCGGCGACGTGCTGCTGGTGAGTATCTACGAGACCATCCACGACAGCGCCCACGACCTGGGCGTCGACCCCGGCCTGCAGAAAGACGGCGTCGAGGCGCACCTGCAGAAGCTGCTGGCCGAGCAGATCGAGCTTCTCGGCGACGGCCACACCCTGGTGCGCCGCGAGTACATGACGGCGATCGGCCCGGTCGACATCCTGGCGCGCGACGAGAACGGCTCGAGCGTCGCGGTCGAGATCAAGCGCCGCGGCGACATCGACGGCGTCGAGCAGCTCACCCGCTACCTGGAGCTGATGAACCGTGACCCGCACCTCTCCCCGGTGCAGGGCGTGTTCGCGGCGCAGGAGATCAAACCGCAGGCCAGAACGCTGGCGCTGGATCGCGGCATCCGTTGCGTCACCCTCGACTACGACGCGATGCGCGGCCTCGACGACAGCCACTCGCGATTGTTCTAG
- a CDS encoding multidrug efflux MFS transporter, translated as MNTLQQLAGAAGTAVLIAGMTIGAAIAATAGADAALAQAEGAQTAFMVGGVIALIGVVFSFFVRRIREDAADGADRPFSRTAE; from the coding sequence ATGAACACCCTGCAGCAGCTCGCCGGTGCGGCGGGCACCGCGGTGCTCATCGCAGGGATGACCATCGGGGCGGCGATCGCTGCCACCGCCGGGGCCGACGCCGCGCTCGCCCAGGCCGAGGGTGCGCAGACCGCGTTCATGGTCGGCGGAGTCATCGCGCTGATCGGTGTGGTGTTCTCGTTCTTCGTGCGTCGCATCCGTGAGGATGCCGCCGACGGTGCCGACCGGCCCTTTTCGCGTACGGCGGAGTAA
- a CDS encoding ABC transporter permease, whose amino-acid sequence MSTAEATRPKAMTSLVDNARQLSFWAEHAAPIGLVVLVIVFSILSPTFLTLGNIRAMLVAAAILVVLAIAQAFVITTGGIDLSIAATMTFGAISFGLAWQAGLGFWLAALVALVAAGAIGLINGLLIAKGKVTDFIATLGTLGVATGLSLIVSDGKPITVNSTELLTLTTGSIGIFGFPIILAAIIGVLTWWVMFRTRFGLHVQAVGGNEESSVANGIAVAKVRIVVYLISAGLAGVAAILLVARVGAAEPAINTGFLLNSIAAVVLGGVSLTGGKARIGGPIIGALLLTALANGLTLLGVSQFYQPLAVGLVVVLAALLTRYQKK is encoded by the coding sequence ATGAGTACCGCTGAAGCAACACGACCGAAAGCGATGACCTCACTGGTCGACAACGCACGACAGCTCAGTTTCTGGGCAGAGCACGCCGCCCCGATCGGGCTGGTGGTGCTGGTGATCGTCTTCTCGATCCTCAGCCCGACCTTCCTGACGCTCGGCAACATCCGCGCCATGCTCGTGGCCGCCGCCATCCTGGTGGTGCTGGCGATCGCCCAGGCGTTCGTCATCACCACCGGCGGTATCGACCTGTCGATCGCGGCAACGATGACCTTCGGCGCGATCAGCTTCGGGCTGGCTTGGCAAGCCGGACTCGGCTTTTGGCTCGCGGCGCTCGTGGCTCTCGTGGCGGCCGGGGCCATCGGGTTGATCAACGGCTTACTGATTGCCAAGGGCAAAGTCACTGACTTCATCGCCACGTTAGGAACCCTGGGGGTGGCCACAGGTCTCTCACTCATCGTGTCAGACGGCAAGCCGATCACCGTCAACAGCACCGAACTGCTGACCCTGACCACCGGATCGATCGGGATCTTCGGATTCCCGATCATCCTCGCCGCGATCATCGGGGTTCTCACCTGGTGGGTGATGTTCCGAACTCGGTTCGGCCTGCACGTGCAAGCGGTCGGTGGGAACGAGGAGAGTTCCGTGGCCAACGGCATCGCCGTGGCCAAGGTTCGCATTGTGGTCTACCTCATCTCCGCCGGGCTCGCGGGTGTCGCCGCGATCCTGCTGGTGGCGAGAGTGGGCGCCGCGGAACCGGCGATCAACACGGGCTTCCTGCTCAACTCCATTGCCGCAGTGGTACTTGGCGGCGTGAGCCTCACCGGCGGCAAGGCACGGATCGGCGGGCCCATCATCGGCGCCCTGCTGCTGACGGCCCTCGCCAACGGCCTCACTCTGCTCGGCGTGTCCCAGTTCTACCAGCCGCTCGCCGTCGGACTCGTCGTGGTCCTGGCAGCCCTACTCACGAGGTACCAGAAGAAATGA
- a CDS encoding MarR family winged helix-turn-helix transcriptional regulator — protein sequence MTTVPDAPAGPAVDHRALAVALHDISSEVRRKSLEGTDVKPLPNGAIEIIRVIESNPGITVAEVAARLGRQFSNVSTQLRELVALGLVTRTRDIADKRYVSLYPTPESLRVKTLLETAWGEALEIAVSQLSPVEQAQIQASLPAFRRIAANLGH from the coding sequence ATGACAACTGTTCCGGATGCGCCGGCTGGACCCGCGGTGGACCATCGAGCCCTCGCGGTGGCGTTGCATGACATTTCCTCGGAGGTGCGCCGAAAGTCGCTCGAGGGAACCGACGTCAAGCCGCTGCCGAACGGCGCGATTGAGATCATCCGAGTCATCGAATCGAATCCCGGCATCACCGTGGCTGAGGTGGCCGCGAGGCTCGGCCGTCAGTTCAGCAATGTGAGCACGCAATTGCGTGAGCTGGTGGCGCTGGGCCTCGTCACCCGCACCCGCGACATCGCCGACAAGCGGTACGTGTCGCTGTATCCGACGCCGGAGAGCCTGCGAGTCAAGACTCTTCTGGAAACGGCGTGGGGCGAGGCGCTCGAGATCGCCGTCTCGCAACTGTCACCGGTGGAACAGGCGCAGATCCAGGCCAGCCTTCCAGCATTCCGGCGGATCGCGGCGAACCTCGGTCACTGA
- a CDS encoding nucleoside/nucleotide kinase family protein — protein sequence MSHPDQEAAASVIPVAQLDALAQRAIGLMRPGQRVILGITGSPGAGKTTVARGLVERLNQLLAGEQSSIERAAYLPMDGFHLANATLDRLGNHDRKGAIDTFDGWGFVALLGRLLVELDHPVYAPSFDRRVDEGIAAELVVLPEAEIVVVEGNYLLVDQKPWSAIHGLLAEAWYCDTSSDERLRRLVDRHERHGRSPEAAQAWAESVDGVNALLIESTRDRADLVVSGG from the coding sequence GTGTCTCATCCTGATCAGGAGGCCGCGGCATCCGTCATCCCCGTCGCACAATTGGATGCGCTCGCCCAGCGGGCGATCGGGCTGATGCGTCCGGGGCAGCGGGTGATCCTCGGCATCACCGGGAGCCCGGGGGCCGGCAAGACCACGGTTGCGCGGGGGCTGGTGGAGCGGCTGAACCAGCTGCTCGCTGGCGAGCAGTCGTCGATCGAACGTGCCGCCTACCTGCCGATGGACGGCTTCCACCTGGCCAACGCGACCCTCGACCGGCTCGGCAACCACGACCGCAAGGGCGCCATCGACACCTTCGACGGCTGGGGCTTCGTCGCCCTGCTCGGCCGGCTGCTGGTGGAACTCGATCACCCGGTCTATGCGCCGAGCTTTGACCGGAGAGTCGACGAAGGGATCGCGGCCGAGCTTGTCGTGCTGCCGGAGGCCGAGATCGTCGTGGTGGAGGGCAACTACCTGCTCGTCGATCAGAAACCCTGGTCTGCCATCCACGGGCTGCTCGCCGAAGCCTGGTACTGCGACACGTCCTCCGACGAACGGTTGCGCCGACTGGTCGACCGGCACGAACGCCACGGCCGCTCCCCCGAAGCCGCACAAGCCTGGGCCGAATCGGTCGATGGTGTCAACGCGCTGCTGATCGAGTCAACGCGCGA
- a CDS encoding NAD(P)/FAD-dependent oxidoreductase translates to MDRRTFLIASASSLAIAGLVGCTDQRPPTPSPTATASPTPALVPTPAAFRRTAWSTDPFSRGAASFYATGSNPDDRATLQTAVEDRLFFSGEAVSANPGTVTGAIGSGRAAAQQVADLAAVGERIGVIGAGAAGLAAARALADAGFEVVVIEARDRIGGRIATYESDDWPFPIELGASFLQNGTGDPLVEELKNGGLTVRALPETVETRAPDGAVVEQSPVPAEVVAEAVAWAAAGRRDVSVDTAIADSGAGEVSTTGAISEADWLAQYLQTQLAADVGAPADELSAWYGVSEQAGDGQIVLGGMMAVLEREAEGLDVVSSSVVTRIVHTEAGVSMRLATGQSLTVDRVIITAPLGVLKSSALEFDPPLPFGHRAAIDALGMGALEKVWLRFDEPFWQATTALWRTVGTETDFAMWVNLQPFTGDPVLMGIATGDAARRVAELTDDDVLRGALLSLEPFARP, encoded by the coding sequence ATGGATCGGCGGACCTTCCTGATCGCGTCGGCATCGAGCCTTGCCATCGCCGGCCTCGTCGGCTGCACCGACCAGCGGCCGCCCACGCCGTCCCCGACAGCCACCGCGTCACCGACGCCCGCCCTGGTGCCTACGCCCGCCGCGTTCCGGCGCACCGCCTGGTCGACCGACCCGTTCTCGCGGGGCGCGGCCAGCTTCTACGCCACAGGGTCGAATCCGGATGACCGCGCGACGCTGCAGACCGCCGTCGAGGATCGACTGTTCTTCTCTGGGGAGGCGGTATCCGCGAACCCCGGCACCGTGACCGGGGCGATCGGATCGGGGCGCGCCGCCGCGCAGCAGGTGGCCGATCTGGCAGCCGTCGGCGAGCGGATCGGCGTGATCGGCGCCGGGGCGGCCGGCCTTGCTGCCGCGCGGGCACTCGCGGACGCCGGGTTCGAGGTGGTGGTGATCGAGGCACGCGACCGCATCGGCGGACGCATCGCCACCTACGAGTCCGACGACTGGCCGTTCCCGATCGAGTTGGGCGCGTCATTCCTGCAGAACGGCACCGGCGACCCCCTGGTCGAGGAGCTGAAGAACGGCGGGCTGACCGTGCGCGCACTGCCGGAGACCGTTGAGACCCGCGCCCCGGACGGCGCCGTAGTGGAGCAGTCGCCGGTGCCTGCGGAGGTCGTGGCCGAGGCCGTCGCTTGGGCCGCCGCGGGCCGCCGGGACGTCTCAGTGGACACGGCGATCGCCGACTCCGGCGCGGGCGAGGTGTCGACAACCGGCGCCATCTCCGAGGCCGACTGGCTGGCGCAATACCTGCAGACGCAGCTGGCGGCGGATGTCGGCGCGCCCGCGGACGAGTTGTCGGCCTGGTACGGGGTGAGCGAACAGGCGGGCGATGGTCAGATCGTGCTCGGCGGCATGATGGCAGTGCTCGAGCGCGAGGCGGAGGGGCTGGACGTCGTGAGCTCGAGCGTGGTCACCCGCATCGTGCACACCGAGGCGGGGGTCAGCATGCGCCTCGCAACCGGTCAGTCGCTGACCGTGGACCGGGTGATCATCACCGCTCCGCTCGGCGTCCTCAAGTCGAGCGCACTCGAGTTCGACCCGCCACTGCCGTTCGGCCACCGTGCGGCGATCGACGCGCTGGGAATGGGCGCCCTCGAGAAAGTCTGGCTGCGGTTCGACGAACCGTTCTGGCAGGCCACCACCGCGCTCTGGCGCACGGTGGGCACCGAAACCGACTTCGCCATGTGGGTCAACCTGCAGCCATTCACCGGCGACCCCGTGCTGATGGGGATCGCCACCGGTGACGCCGCCCGCCGGGTCGCCGAGTTGACCGACGACGACGTGCTGCGCGGGGCTCTGCTCAGTCTCGAACCCTTCGCTCGGCCGTGA
- a CDS encoding HAD hydrolase-like protein, protein MTYSCILLDLDGTILDSAPGIIKTLEFTLERIGRPIPGPAELLKWVGPPIMDSFRDLAGLNPAESEHALAVYREKYLDDGAYDATLFPGMPSIIRDIHRHGIPLSLATSKPELPATLMLEHFDLARHFTVITGASEDETRSAKADVVAEALIRLDRLGVDISNPVMVGDREHDIAGAAANGVPTIAVEWGYGSPVEYVGAVALANTPAELWMLLFAQEIEEEEERAVAN, encoded by the coding sequence ATGACCTACAGTTGCATCCTGCTCGACCTCGACGGAACGATCCTCGATTCCGCACCCGGCATCATCAAGACCCTTGAGTTCACGCTCGAGCGCATCGGTCGGCCGATCCCCGGCCCCGCCGAGCTGCTCAAGTGGGTCGGCCCCCCGATCATGGATTCATTCCGTGACCTCGCCGGCCTGAACCCGGCAGAATCCGAGCACGCCCTCGCCGTTTACCGCGAGAAGTACCTGGATGACGGCGCATACGACGCCACCCTGTTCCCCGGGATGCCGTCGATCATCCGCGACATCCACCGGCACGGGATCCCGCTCTCGCTCGCCACGAGCAAGCCGGAACTGCCCGCCACGCTCATGCTTGAGCACTTCGACCTTGCCCGGCACTTCACCGTGATCACCGGGGCGTCAGAGGACGAAACCCGAAGTGCGAAGGCGGATGTCGTCGCCGAGGCCCTGATCAGGCTCGACCGTCTCGGTGTCGACATCTCGAACCCGGTGATGGTCGGTGACCGCGAACACGACATCGCGGGCGCCGCCGCGAACGGGGTTCCCACGATCGCGGTCGAATGGGGTTACGGATCACCGGTCGAGTACGTGGGCGCCGTGGCGCTCGCGAACACCCCGGCCGAGCTGTGGATGCTGCTGTTCGCCCAAGAGATCGAGGAAGAGGAGGAGCGCGCGGTCGCCAACTGA
- a CDS encoding sugar phosphate isomerase/epimerase, whose amino-acid sequence MLNNKLGVHALVFSGGTTPAEVEYTVGEAKKAGFDLLELSLHDAVNLDVAAAKSALEAASLGIVCSRGLAFDADVSSEDSAVVARGAKLLEDSLRITHELGGTHFTGALYSALGKYGHPLSTAGRNNVVAVLRDLAKEAATKNMTLGLEVCNRYETNVVNTASQALALADDIGEDNVLIHLDSYHMNIEEDDFVRPIMLAGDRLGYVHVGENHRGYLGSGHLDFISFFHALVDIGYTGAITFESFSSAIVSPTLSNDLAIWRNLWDDGPELAAHAHDYLRTALGGNRVSS is encoded by the coding sequence ATGTTGAACAACAAATTGGGTGTCCACGCGCTCGTTTTCTCCGGCGGAACCACGCCCGCCGAGGTCGAGTACACCGTCGGTGAGGCGAAGAAAGCCGGCTTCGACCTGCTCGAGCTGTCACTGCATGACGCGGTGAATCTGGATGTCGCGGCGGCGAAGTCGGCGCTCGAGGCCGCCTCGCTCGGCATCGTCTGCTCTCGCGGACTCGCCTTCGACGCCGACGTATCAAGCGAGGATTCTGCCGTGGTCGCCCGCGGCGCGAAGCTGCTCGAGGACTCGCTGCGGATCACCCACGAGCTGGGCGGCACCCACTTCACCGGGGCGCTCTACAGCGCGCTCGGTAAGTACGGGCACCCGCTCAGCACGGCCGGCCGCAACAACGTCGTCGCCGTGCTGCGCGACCTCGCCAAGGAGGCGGCGACGAAGAACATGACGCTCGGCCTCGAGGTCTGCAACCGGTACGAGACCAACGTGGTCAACACGGCGAGCCAGGCCCTCGCCCTCGCCGATGACATCGGGGAGGACAACGTGCTGATCCACCTCGACAGCTATCACATGAACATCGAGGAGGACGATTTCGTGCGGCCGATCATGCTCGCCGGCGACCGGCTCGGCTACGTGCACGTCGGCGAGAACCACCGCGGCTACCTCGGCAGCGGGCACCTGGACTTCATCTCGTTCTTCCACGCCCTGGTCGACATCGGCTACACCGGTGCGATTACCTTCGAGTCGTTCTCGTCCGCGATCGTGTCGCCCACCCTGTCCAACGACCTCGCCATCTGGCGCAACCTGTGGGACGACGGCCCGGAGCTGGCCGCGCACGCGCACGACTACCTGCGCACCGCCCTGGGCGGCAACCGTGTCTCATCCTGA
- a CDS encoding ATP-binding cassette domain-containing protein, which translates to MTDTAAAATPTKAGSDIILSATEITKSFGGVHALKGASIQMRRGEITALIGDNGAGKSTLVRCLSGVHRPDSGTIRLDGEDVTFETPNLARKHGIETVHQNLALVEELAVWQNFFLGREITRGFGPFRTLDRKQMKASASTQLGNLAVNAPPVSNRVRRLSGGQRQAVAIARAAGYGSRIVIMDEPTAALGVQETARVEKVINTLRDSGVAVLLISHNFEQVMRLSNHVWVMRGGLAVAERRTTETSGDELVALITGAKAA; encoded by the coding sequence ATGACCGATACAGCAGCAGCGGCCACGCCGACCAAGGCCGGCTCCGACATCATCCTGTCGGCAACCGAGATCACCAAGTCGTTCGGCGGGGTACACGCCCTGAAGGGCGCCTCGATCCAGATGCGGCGCGGCGAGATCACCGCACTCATCGGCGACAACGGGGCCGGCAAGTCGACCCTCGTGCGCTGCCTCTCCGGCGTGCACCGGCCCGACTCCGGCACCATCCGGCTGGATGGTGAGGATGTCACGTTTGAAACCCCCAACCTGGCGCGCAAGCACGGTATCGAGACCGTGCACCAGAACCTCGCGCTGGTCGAGGAGCTCGCCGTCTGGCAGAACTTCTTCCTCGGGCGCGAGATCACCCGCGGCTTCGGACCGTTCCGCACGCTGGACCGCAAACAGATGAAAGCCAGCGCCAGCACCCAGCTCGGTAATCTCGCGGTCAATGCACCACCCGTTAGCAACAGAGTTCGACGGCTGTCCGGCGGCCAGCGGCAGGCCGTTGCCATCGCCCGGGCGGCCGGCTACGGCAGCAGGATCGTGATCATGGATGAGCCCACGGCGGCTCTCGGCGTGCAGGAGACCGCACGCGTGGAGAAGGTCATCAACACCCTCCGTGATTCCGGGGTCGCGGTGCTGCTGATCAGCCACAACTTCGAACAGGTGATGCGCCTGTCGAACCATGTCTGGGTGATGCGCGGCGGGCTGGCCGTGGCTGAGCGCCGCACCACAGAGACATCCGGCGACGAACTCGTCGCCCTGATCACCGGCGCGAAAGCCGCCTAG
- a CDS encoding ROK family transcriptional regulator, whose translation MTSIDGRPLMGDVLTLFRKHGELSRTDVIEMSGLSRSTVNQRLTALFASNLITPIEGGESTGGRPSSRFVFNKNRGVLLTADIGASGFTVAVCDLAGTPLRSAAGVINVWEGPARVLQTVQDAVESLRDDAEVCGIGIGVPGPVEFAAGRVVNPPIMTGWDRFDIAGWFSQRYSGPVIVENDANARAVAESRTRQVDNLISLKIGTGIGAGLVFNGQIIRGSEGAAGDIGHTRAAPANDSSAPHCRCGNVGCVEAYAGGWAIMRDLAEHGIATEHTADVVALVRQGNFDAVRLVRQAGRVLGDAVAGLVSILNPAMIVVSGQLAECDEVLLSGVRERVYQRALPLATRNLQIATSDLRELAGVSGLALIAADQIFGTAAVDDLLGAASLAR comes from the coding sequence TTGACTTCAATCGATGGCCGACCGCTGATGGGGGACGTCCTCACGCTCTTCCGCAAGCACGGGGAGCTGAGCCGCACCGACGTGATCGAGATGTCCGGCCTGTCCAGGTCGACCGTGAACCAGCGATTGACCGCGCTCTTCGCGTCGAATCTCATCACGCCGATCGAAGGGGGAGAGTCGACCGGCGGCCGCCCGTCCAGTCGGTTCGTGTTCAACAAGAACCGTGGGGTGCTGCTCACCGCGGACATCGGCGCCTCGGGGTTCACGGTCGCGGTCTGCGATCTGGCCGGCACACCGCTGCGGAGCGCCGCAGGGGTGATCAACGTGTGGGAGGGCCCAGCGCGCGTGCTGCAGACGGTGCAGGATGCCGTCGAGAGTCTGCGTGATGACGCCGAAGTCTGTGGGATCGGGATCGGGGTTCCCGGTCCGGTCGAGTTCGCGGCGGGGCGGGTGGTCAATCCGCCGATCATGACCGGCTGGGACCGGTTCGACATCGCCGGCTGGTTCTCCCAGCGGTATTCCGGGCCGGTGATCGTCGAGAACGACGCCAATGCCCGCGCCGTGGCGGAGTCGCGCACCCGGCAGGTCGACAATCTGATCAGCCTGAAAATCGGCACCGGAATCGGCGCGGGTCTCGTGTTCAACGGTCAGATCATCCGGGGCAGCGAGGGCGCAGCCGGAGACATCGGTCACACCAGGGCGGCGCCGGCGAACGACAGCTCTGCTCCGCACTGCCGCTGCGGGAACGTCGGCTGCGTGGAGGCATATGCCGGTGGGTGGGCGATCATGCGGGATCTCGCCGAGCACGGCATCGCCACCGAACACACCGCCGACGTGGTCGCGCTGGTGCGGCAAGGCAACTTCGATGCGGTGCGGCTGGTGCGGCAGGCGGGGCGGGTGCTCGGCGATGCGGTTGCCGGGCTGGTCAGCATCCTGAACCCGGCGATGATCGTGGTGTCTGGGCAACTGGCCGAATGCGACGAAGTGCTGCTGTCTGGGGTGCGCGAACGGGTCTACCAGCGGGCGCTGCCGCTCGCCACCCGCAATCTGCAGATCGCGACATCCGACCTGCGAGAACTGGCCGGGGTCTCGGGGCTCGCGCTCATCGCGGCCGATCAGATCTTCGGCACGGCGGCCGTCGACGACCTGCTCGGCGCCGCGTCGCTGGCGCGCTGA